A genomic window from Candidatus Methylomirabilota bacterium includes:
- a CDS encoding SDR family oxidoreductase, with product MATDKTVLVTGGGGYVGAVLVPKLLREGYRVRVIDLFLFGEDVLPKHPKLELVKGDLRDATAVGRSLHGVDMVLHLACISNDPSFELNPTLSRSINYDCFEPLVAAAKGAGVRRFVYASTSSVYGVSDAPDVTEEHPLVPLTDYNKYKGMCEPILLRYQSDDFTTVIIRPATVCGYSPRLRLDLTVNILTSLAVTQRRITIFGGTQKRPNIHIEDISDLYVELLTMPAEMIAGKTFNAAYQNHTVAQLGELVRQIVEREMPELKPIKVETSPSNDLRSYHVSSDKIKRELGWTPQRTIEDAVRDLCAAFRAGKVPNPKDDIRYYNVKTIQASGLR from the coding sequence ATGGCGACCGACAAGACGGTCCTGGTGACGGGCGGCGGCGGCTACGTCGGCGCCGTGCTGGTGCCGAAGCTGCTGCGGGAAGGCTACCGGGTGCGGGTGATCGATCTCTTCCTCTTCGGCGAGGACGTGCTGCCGAAACACCCGAAGCTGGAGCTCGTGAAAGGGGACCTGCGAGACGCGACCGCGGTCGGACGGAGCCTGCATGGGGTCGACATGGTGCTCCACCTTGCGTGCATCTCCAACGACCCGAGCTTCGAGCTGAACCCCACGCTCAGCCGGTCCATCAACTACGACTGCTTCGAGCCCCTGGTGGCGGCGGCGAAGGGGGCGGGGGTGCGCCGTTTCGTCTACGCCTCGACCTCGAGCGTGTACGGGGTGAGCGACGCGCCCGACGTCACCGAGGAGCATCCGCTCGTCCCGCTCACCGACTACAACAAGTACAAGGGCATGTGCGAGCCGATCCTGCTCCGCTACCAGTCGGACGACTTCACCACCGTGATCATCCGACCCGCCACCGTGTGCGGCTACTCGCCCCGGTTGCGCCTGGACCTCACCGTGAACATCCTCACCAGCCTCGCGGTGACCCAGCGGCGCATCACCATCTTCGGCGGGACGCAGAAGCGGCCGAACATCCACATCGAGGACATCTCGGACCTCTACGTGGAGCTCTTGACGATGCCCGCGGAGATGATCGCGGGCAAGACCTTCAACGCCGCGTACCAGAACCACACGGTGGCCCAGCTCGGGGAGCTCGTGCGCCAGATCGTCGAGCGGGAGATGCCGGAGCTCAAGCCCATCAAGGTCGAGACCTCGCCCAGCAACGACCTGCGCTCGTACCATGTGTCGTCCGACAAGATCAAGCGCGAGCTCGGCTGGACGCCGCAGCGGACCATCGAGGACGCGGTGCGGGACCTCTGCGCGGCCTTCCGGGCCGGCAAGGTGCCCAACCCCAAGGACGACATCCGGTACTACAACGTGAAGACCATCCAGGCCTCGGGGCTGCGCTGA
- a CDS encoding thiamine pyrophosphate-dependent dehydrogenase E1 component subunit alpha, which produces MTTELRRRLLRDMIRIRRAEETLADLYPAQEMRTPTHFSIGQEAVAVGVCAALQQTDAIYSGHRCHAHYLAKGGSLDAMVAELYGKETGCARGRGGSVHLSDPEAGVLASSAILGQTMAVAVGTALAFAMDRLPRVAVCFFGDGTVEEGIFHETLNFAVVKKVPVLFVCENNGYSTHTRLDVRQPASVAIHARAAGYGMPSQSVEGNDVFAVYEAARAAVARCRSGAGPAFLECATYRWREHVGPLWDYDKGYRSKAEVDAWIARCPIQAATRRLIAEGVCTQADVDAMTRESQDAVNRAVAAAKAAPFPAVEDLTLGTY; this is translated from the coding sequence ATGACGACCGAGCTGCGACGCCGGTTGCTGCGCGACATGATCCGCATCCGGCGGGCGGAGGAGACGCTGGCCGACCTCTATCCCGCCCAGGAGATGCGGACGCCGACCCACTTCTCCATCGGCCAGGAGGCGGTCGCGGTGGGCGTATGCGCCGCGCTCCAGCAGACGGACGCGATCTACAGCGGGCATCGCTGCCACGCCCACTATCTCGCCAAGGGCGGCAGCCTCGACGCCATGGTGGCCGAGCTCTACGGCAAGGAGACGGGCTGCGCGCGCGGCCGCGGTGGCTCCGTGCACCTCTCCGATCCCGAGGCGGGGGTGCTCGCCTCGTCCGCGATCCTCGGCCAGACCATGGCCGTGGCCGTCGGCACCGCGCTGGCGTTCGCCATGGACCGGCTCCCCCGCGTGGCGGTGTGCTTCTTCGGCGACGGCACGGTGGAGGAGGGCATCTTCCACGAGACGCTGAACTTCGCGGTGGTCAAGAAGGTGCCCGTGCTCTTCGTGTGCGAGAACAACGGCTACTCCACGCACACGCGCCTCGACGTGCGCCAGCCCGCGAGCGTGGCCATCCACGCGCGCGCCGCTGGGTATGGCATGCCGTCCCAGTCGGTGGAGGGCAACGACGTGTTCGCGGTGTACGAGGCGGCTCGCGCGGCGGTGGCGCGGTGCCGGAGCGGGGCGGGCCCTGCCTTCCTCGAGTGCGCGACCTATCGCTGGCGCGAGCACGTGGGCCCGCTGTGGGACTACGACAAGGGCTATCGCAGCAAGGCCGAGGTGGACGCATGGATCGCCCGCTGCCCCATCCAGGCGGCGACGCGACGGCTCATCGCCGAGGGCGTCTGCACCCAGGCGGACGTGGACGCGATGACCCGCGAGAGCCAGGACGCGGTGAACCGGGCGGTGGCCGCGGCCAAGGCCGCGCCGTTTCCCGCCGTGGAAGACCTCACCCTCGGGACCTACTAG
- a CDS encoding aspartate aminotransferase family protein, whose product MSQSSVFRRHSSAPHPEIIRGEGVYLYDSEGRRYIDASGGALVVSVGHGVAEIADAAREQTGRLAYVHGSEFTSPTVEALAREMARRAPMDDARLFLVSGGSEATETAIKLARAVHVARGDRGRYKVIFRWPSYHGASLGALAVSGRPIMRGPFAPMLPSHPHVPAPYPYRCTLKGCGEQCSLACAEELDATIRREGPGTVAAFIAEPVVGASAGGVVPPPGYYQTVREICDRHGVLFIADEVMSGVGRTGRWFGIEHWPGVSPDIITCGKGVTSGYIPGGAVLARGRLADEVNGRGAFPHGFTYSHHPVVAAVGLAVLRYVERHGLVAKAEAAGAHLMKRLGGLLDLPAVGEVRGLGLLTAVEIVADRKTRASYPSSEATAERIQAEAMRRGVVVYASGGQDQGAGDLLLVGPPFMVTNDQIDETVSTLGDAIAAVTRA is encoded by the coding sequence GTGAGCCAGTCCTCGGTCTTCCGCCGTCATTCCAGCGCCCCCCACCCCGAGATCATCCGCGGCGAAGGGGTGTACCTCTACGACTCCGAGGGGCGCCGCTACATCGACGCCTCGGGCGGGGCGCTGGTGGTCTCCGTCGGGCACGGCGTCGCCGAGATCGCCGACGCCGCCCGGGAGCAGACCGGCCGGCTGGCCTACGTGCACGGGTCCGAGTTCACTTCCCCGACCGTCGAGGCCCTCGCCCGGGAGATGGCCCGGCGCGCGCCCATGGACGACGCGCGGCTCTTCCTGGTCTCGGGTGGCAGCGAGGCCACCGAGACCGCGATCAAGCTCGCGCGGGCCGTGCACGTCGCGCGCGGCGATCGCGGGCGCTACAAGGTGATCTTCCGCTGGCCGTCGTATCACGGCGCTTCGCTGGGGGCCCTTGCGGTGTCGGGCCGACCCATCATGCGCGGGCCCTTCGCGCCCATGCTCCCGTCCCATCCGCACGTGCCGGCGCCCTACCCCTATCGCTGCACGCTCAAGGGCTGCGGCGAGCAGTGCTCGCTCGCCTGCGCGGAAGAACTGGACGCCACCATACGGCGTGAAGGTCCCGGCACCGTGGCGGCCTTCATCGCCGAGCCGGTGGTCGGCGCATCCGCGGGCGGCGTGGTGCCCCCGCCGGGCTATTACCAGACGGTGCGCGAGATCTGCGATCGGCACGGCGTGCTCTTCATCGCCGACGAGGTGATGAGCGGCGTCGGTCGCACCGGCCGCTGGTTTGGCATCGAGCACTGGCCCGGCGTCTCGCCCGACATCATCACCTGCGGTAAGGGCGTGACCAGCGGTTACATTCCCGGCGGCGCGGTGCTCGCCCGCGGCCGACTCGCCGACGAGGTGAACGGCCGCGGCGCGTTTCCCCACGGCTTCACCTACAGCCACCACCCGGTCGTCGCCGCGGTGGGGCTGGCCGTGCTGCGCTACGTGGAGCGTCATGGCCTGGTGGCCAAGGCGGAAGCGGCAGGCGCGCACCTCATGAAGCGGCTCGGAGGGCTCCTGGACCTGCCCGCGGTGGGCGAGGTGCGGGGACTCGGCCTCTTGACCGCGGTGGAGATCGTGGCCGACCGCAAGACCCGCGCGTCGTACCCGAGCAGCGAGGCCACCGCCGAGCGCATCCAGGCGGAGGCGATGCGGCGCGGCGTGGTCGTTTACGCGTCGGGCGGCCAGGATCAGGGCGCGGGCGACCTCCTGCTCGTCGGTCCGCCCTTCATGGTTACCAACGATCAGATCGACGAAACGGTCTCCACCCTGGGCGACGCCATCGCGGCGGTGACGCGCGCGTAG
- a CDS encoding transketolase C-terminal domain-containing protein encodes MRRLTYGQAISEATVQCMEADPSIFVAGIGVDDFKGIFGTTLEAHRRFGDARVFDIPNGENAMTGIAIGAAAVGKRPLIVHPRNDFMFLCMDQLANLAAKWRYMFANGTGVPIVLRGIVGRGWGQGATHSQSLQAMFAHFPGLHVGLPASPADAKGLLVSALQGRAPVVLLENRALYELEGEVPEGLEAVPFGKGAVTRPGKDITIVGVSLMAYEALRAAKLLAEQGVDAEVIDLRSVRPLDEEIVLRSLRKTGRLVVADTSWAFCGVSAEVAAIAAETGFASLKAPVRRVTPPDCPAPVSKPLEDAFHPNPLTIARACLDVLKAGGATAKGVADVQATFAGPY; translated from the coding sequence ATGCGGCGACTCACCTACGGGCAGGCGATCAGCGAGGCCACCGTGCAGTGCATGGAGGCCGACCCCAGCATCTTCGTGGCGGGCATCGGCGTCGACGATTTCAAGGGCATCTTCGGCACCACGCTCGAGGCGCACCGGCGCTTCGGCGACGCGCGCGTCTTCGACATCCCCAACGGCGAGAACGCGATGACCGGCATCGCCATCGGGGCCGCCGCGGTCGGCAAGCGGCCCCTGATCGTGCACCCACGGAACGACTTCATGTTCCTGTGCATGGATCAGCTCGCGAACCTCGCCGCGAAGTGGCGCTACATGTTCGCCAACGGCACCGGAGTGCCCATCGTGCTGCGCGGCATCGTGGGGCGCGGCTGGGGCCAGGGGGCCACGCACTCGCAGAGCCTGCAGGCGATGTTCGCGCATTTCCCCGGCCTCCACGTGGGCCTGCCCGCCTCGCCCGCCGACGCCAAGGGCCTGCTGGTGAGCGCGCTCCAGGGCCGCGCGCCGGTGGTGCTGCTGGAGAACCGCGCGCTCTACGAGCTGGAGGGTGAGGTGCCGGAGGGGCTCGAGGCGGTCCCGTTCGGGAAGGGCGCGGTGACGCGGCCGGGGAAGGACATCACGATCGTCGGCGTCTCGCTGATGGCCTACGAGGCGCTCCGCGCCGCCAAGCTCCTCGCCGAACAGGGCGTGGATGCCGAGGTGATCGACCTCCGCAGCGTGCGGCCGCTCGACGAGGAGATCGTCCTCCGCTCGCTTCGGAAGACCGGACGTCTGGTCGTCGCCGACACCAGCTGGGCCTTCTGCGGCGTGTCCGCCGAGGTGGCGGCGATTGCGGCCGAGACGGGCTTCGCGTCCCTCAAGGCGCCGGTGCGCCGGGTGACGCCGCCCGATTGCCCGGCACCCGTCTCCAAGCCCCTCGAGGACGCGTTCCACCCGAACCCCCTGACGATCGCGCGCGCCTGCCTCGACGTGCTCAAGGCGGGCGGGGCCACCGCCAAGGGCGTGGCGGACGTGCAGGCCACCTTCGCGGGACCCTACTGA
- a CDS encoding glycosyltransferase family 2 protein, producing MEPVRRVSVFLPAFNEVKNLEGAVADIVWAADGVLAEYEILVVNDGSTDGTRELADRLAHENPRVRALHQPRNMGIAAAYERALDEAKLDHFSFLAGDGEIARESVRSILAAVCRADIVAPYHQNPRARQLHRRFLTWASTTLVNVLFGFSMHYYQGPCIYPVALARALPKTEGGFYFLTQMLIHALHAGYSCVEVGLTHVERTSGRSKAVSFKNILKALRAIARVWWAIYVKRDTVARRA from the coding sequence ATGGAGCCGGTCCGCCGCGTGTCCGTGTTCCTGCCCGCCTTCAACGAGGTGAAGAACCTCGAGGGCGCGGTGGCGGACATCGTGTGGGCGGCGGACGGGGTGCTCGCCGAGTACGAGATCCTCGTGGTCAACGACGGAAGCACCGACGGCACCCGCGAGCTGGCCGATCGCCTCGCCCACGAGAACCCGCGCGTGCGCGCGCTCCATCAGCCGCGCAACATGGGCATCGCCGCCGCCTACGAGCGCGCACTCGACGAGGCCAAGCTCGACCACTTCAGCTTCCTCGCCGGCGACGGCGAGATCGCGCGCGAGTCGGTGCGGAGCATCCTCGCTGCGGTGTGCCGCGCGGACATCGTGGCGCCCTATCACCAGAACCCGCGGGCGCGGCAGCTCCATCGCCGGTTCCTCACGTGGGCGTCCACCACCCTGGTCAACGTGCTGTTCGGCTTCTCGATGCACTACTACCAGGGCCCGTGCATCTACCCCGTCGCCCTCGCGCGCGCGCTCCCGAAGACCGAGGGAGGCTTCTACTTCCTCACGCAGATGCTCATCCACGCCCTCCACGCCGGGTACTCCTGCGTGGAGGTCGGCCTGACCCACGTGGAGCGGACCTCCGGGCGCTCCAAGGCGGTCTCGTTCAAGAACATCCTGAAGGCGCTGCGGGCGATCGCCCGGGTGTGGTGGGCGATCTACGTGAAGCGGGACACCGTGGCGCGGAGAGCGTGA
- a CDS encoding cupin domain-containing protein: MDETAAPIITGVAKVFDLHALKDFAPDKRVRKMLFKTDQLWSEIACYEPGQSTVMHQHPREEEAIFVLEGTAHMSIGGDEVVVPAGAIVQFPNAVLHDVRNPGPGRCVIMFVKVNPKVLKASAEEAAHG, from the coding sequence ATGGACGAGACGGCGGCGCCGATCATCACGGGCGTGGCGAAGGTGTTCGATCTGCACGCGCTGAAGGACTTCGCGCCCGACAAGCGCGTGCGCAAGATGCTGTTCAAGACCGATCAGCTCTGGTCCGAGATCGCCTGCTACGAGCCCGGGCAGTCCACGGTGATGCATCAGCACCCCCGGGAGGAGGAGGCGATCTTCGTCCTCGAGGGCACCGCGCACATGTCCATCGGCGGGGACGAGGTCGTGGTGCCCGCCGGCGCCATCGTGCAGTTTCCCAACGCCGTGCTCCACGACGTGCGCAATCCGGGGCCCGGCCGGTGCGTGATCATGTTCGTGAAGGTCAATCCCAAGGTCCTGAAGGCGAGCGCGGAGGAGGCGGCGCATGGGTAG